GCAGGGCACGCCGGTGAAGTCCTGCAGGACCACGCGTGCAGGCATGAAGGCGATTTCGGTATCCGGCTCGGCGCTGGGCTGCCAGCGTGCCACCGCTTCGATGTGGTCGGGGCCGACGGTCGCGCCGCCGTCCTCGTGCCGGAGCAGGTTCTCCAGCAGGATCTTCATCGAGTAGGGCAGGTGGGAGATGTCGAAGCGCTGGCCCAGCGTGGGAAGGCTGAAGTAGTCGTAGGTCTTGCCGCCGACGTCCAACTGGCTGCGGGTGGAGAACGAATCGCTCATGCGGGATGACTCCTCTTGCGGATGGCTTGCACTGGCCCGCTACGACGGACCTGCTTGCGTATGCCGGTGGCGTTCCGGCCGCCGGATCCCTGCCAGTATGGCCGAGCAGGGAGGGCCTGGAACGCCCTTGGCGCAGGACGCAAGGTTACATGGCTGTATGTAGTGCCGATGTCACGGTTTGCCGCGCCACTGGCTCATCAGCATCTGCAGGAAACGTTCAGCGGTGGGTGAGAGCAGGGCGCCCCGGCGGCGCACGATGCCGATGGTGCGCGACACCACCGGGTTGCCGATCGGCCGGGTGACCAGGATGGGGTGGTCGCCATCAGGGGTGGCCATTTTCGGCAGCACCGACACACCGATGCCGGCTTCGACCATGCCCAGCGAGGTGGACAGGTGGGTCACCTCGTAATGCCAGCTGAGCTTGAGGTTCTCGCGCGCCAGGGCGCCGTCGAGCAGGGTGCGGTTGCCGCTGGTGCGGTGCACAGTGATCAGCTGGTGCTGGGCCAGGTCGGCCCATTCCACCTTGCGCTTGCGGGCCAGCGGGTGGTCGCGGCGGCACGCAAGCACGAACGGGTCTTCAGCCAGGACGTCGAAATCCAGATTGGGGTCGTTGGCGCCCATGAAGTTGATGCCGAATTCCACCTCACCGCGTTCCACCGCCTGCAGGCCTTCGGTGGCCGGAATATCGAGGATGCGGAAACGCACGTTGGGATGCGCTTCGTGGAAGCGCGCCATGACGCTGGGCAGGAAGTAGAACGCGGCGGTGGGCAGGCAGGCGATGGTGACGGTGGCGCCACGGGTGTCTTCGCGGCCGCGCAGCGAGAACAGCGAACCGTCGAATTCTTCCAGCATGCGCCGCACCAGTGGCAGCAGGTTTTCGCCGACGGCGGTGGTACTGACGCTGCGCGTGGTGCGTTCCAGCAGGGGTGAGCCGACGGCCTGTTCCAGCTTCTGGATGCGGCGGCTGAGGGCGGGCTGGGAGACATGCAGGCTTTCAGCGGCCCGGTGGAAGCTGCGCGTTTCAGCAACGAGAAGAAAAGCGCGGAGGTCGAGGATTTCGCAATTGATGCTCATTGGGTATCAATCATCCAAAAATCAGCAATTCACAGATCAATCTGGGCCATGCCAGTATCGAATCACAGAGGGGTATTCATCCCCTATACGCATCAATCTAGCACACGTATGTCCAACGATCTGCTCAGCATTCCCTGCGTGCTCATGCGCGGCGGTACCTCCAAAGGCCCCTTCTTCCTGGCATCCGACCTGCCGGCGGACACCGCCCAGCGCGACCGCCTGCTGCTGGAAGTAATGGGCTCGGGCCATCCGCTGCAGATCGACGGCATCGGCGGCGGCAACGCCCTGACCAGCAAGGTGGCGATCATCGACCGTTCCAGCCGCAGCGATGCGGACGTGGACTACCTGTTCGCCCAGGTGCGGGTGGAACAGCAGGTGGTGGATACCTCGCCCAACTGCGGCAACATGCTGGCCGC
Above is a genomic segment from Stenotrophomonas sp. ESTM1D_MKCIP4_1 containing:
- a CDS encoding LysR family transcriptional regulator yields the protein MSINCEILDLRAFLLVAETRSFHRAAESLHVSQPALSRRIQKLEQAVGSPLLERTTRSVSTTAVGENLLPLVRRMLEEFDGSLFSLRGREDTRGATVTIACLPTAAFYFLPSVMARFHEAHPNVRFRILDIPATEGLQAVERGEVEFGINFMGANDPNLDFDVLAEDPFVLACRRDHPLARKRKVEWADLAQHQLITVHRTSGNRTLLDGALARENLKLSWHYEVTHLSTSLGMVEAGIGVSVLPKMATPDGDHPILVTRPIGNPVVSRTIGIVRRRGALLSPTAERFLQMLMSQWRGKP